In Candidatus Acidiferrales bacterium, the sequence AACAGGGTAAAACCAAAGTAACCGACTGCCAGCGAGTGAGCGGCGGCTTTCATCCGCAATAGCCCGACCCCGGCTAGCAGACCGGCCAGCACGAGCAGGAAATAAATGACTCGCCCCAGCCAGCCCCGGATCACGAACCCGAAGACAAACAACGGACTTGATGCGAACAAATACACCGGGGCGGCCGCGATTCCGCCAACGATCAGCAGCCAGGCGATGATGGTGATGCTGAGCGGGCGACGAGAAGGAACCGCGGCAGCGATTTCGCCCATGAATTGTGCCTTGACGTCGCGGCGGTTGAAGTAGAAGAGCCACCAGATGCTGAGGGCGAGATGCAGCAGGGCGAAAACTATCATTGTGCCGAAGAAGCCGGCCATGAAGCCGGGCGGCACGTTTTGCTGGGGAGGCATCGGCAGGCCCACGACCAGAAAGAGCAGCATGAACAGAGCGCCGAAGGCCGAAACAAGGCAGAGCAGCCCGGCGAAGACCAGAAAGGAGACGCGCGCCCAGTTTTTCAGCCGCAGCAAACCGACGGCGCTGGCGATGCCCCACACGCCGAAGCCGAGAAACAGGATGGATTCCGCGAGCAGAAATGCCACCGGCGGGACGGGCTGAGCCGGCGTTGTGGGCAGGTTCGGCATGGTGCGCATCAGCAGAGCGCCCAGGATGGCGAAGCCGCCAAGCAAGATGGTGAAGACGCTGCCGATGATGGCCAGTACCGCCGAAGCGGTGATGCCGCCGGATCGCTTCATGTGAGACCCCTCGCTGGTCGGCGATTATATATCGGTTATCCGCGACGAGCGCGGTTTCCAATAGGCGGTGTGGCCGCGCGAGGGCGCAGCCAGCCTTAAGACTCTCGCAATCGGACCAAGCGAAACTCTCCTGCTTGATGCGGAGTAGATTGCAGAGCTTGCATGATCCTCCAGCGCGAGGAACTCAGCGATGATTTCATTAGGATCAGGGCACAAGCTGTGCTATCATGGTTTTGCGTTTGTTGCTCTTGTAAAACCTTGAGATTCGTTCAGAGGGGCTGCAAGTCCACAACTTGCGGCCCCTTTTGTTTTTACGGCTAGAGGCACCGAGGAATCGGTCGAGAAGCATCAGATAGCTCAAACATAGAAAAGGAACCTACGTGAAAGAACAGGGAACAGTGAAGTGGTTTAACGCGAGCAAGGGCTTCGGATTCATCCAGCGCCAGTCGGGCGAGGACGTCTTTGTGCACTTCTCCGCCATTCAGGGGGACGGGTACAAGTCGTTGACCGATGGCCAGGCGGTTGAATTCGA encodes:
- a CDS encoding cold shock domain-containing protein, translated to MKEQGTVKWFNASKGFGFIQRQSGEDVFVHFSAIQGDGYKSLTDGQAVEFEVTSGPKGLQAANVTNL